One window from the genome of Nisaea sp. encodes:
- a CDS encoding condensation domain-containing protein, whose product MSGTMNEQAHSIDYPLPLSMAQQEVWREHVLFPGTAVHTVSARSIVSGPLDAEKFEQALFWVWQRHQALRLTPVSDDGGLEPVQIECPAPERMFDLHDVSDAADPESAAETLAADLGRRAISLDGGPTFRFDLIRFATDRHIWVMSYHHINMDAWANGILMRDVAAAYSALVSGEHPELPEAPQFADAVEGDRAFLESKRFAKAADYWSDQYRTLPDRLVDAVPSVLEGRPPESTSLQRIGIDADTMTKLRAVAAEKGATPARLFMAAALILFHKLSGATDMVFGMPVLNRPTARDKETFGLFSLTTAPRVQLDPADGLDALLSELDRAMRGAMRHHRYPLSGVNRSLGLAAQRVLQLFDINISYERVDFGELPFGDAVAGVPRVLLNGVERTPVEIFVREYGDGERVEVDLDLSLGAFSEEDAALLASRYSRVLSWLASGGAGSASSVPLVDASERGWLLDGVNATAR is encoded by the coding sequence GTGAGTGGCACGATGAATGAGCAGGCTCATTCCATAGACTATCCGTTGCCGCTTTCGATGGCGCAACAGGAGGTTTGGCGAGAGCATGTTTTGTTCCCTGGCACGGCCGTGCATACCGTGTCGGCGCGCAGTATCGTTTCCGGCCCGCTTGACGCCGAGAAATTCGAGCAGGCGCTTTTCTGGGTGTGGCAGCGACACCAGGCGCTGAGGCTGACACCCGTTTCAGACGATGGTGGGCTGGAGCCGGTGCAGATCGAATGCCCGGCGCCGGAGCGGATGTTCGATCTGCATGACGTTTCGGATGCTGCCGATCCGGAAAGTGCTGCCGAAACGCTTGCCGCCGATCTCGGGCGCCGGGCCATTTCGCTCGATGGCGGTCCGACCTTCCGCTTCGACCTCATCCGCTTTGCAACGGACCGGCATATCTGGGTGATGAGCTATCATCACATCAATATGGACGCCTGGGCCAACGGTATTCTGATGCGGGATGTTGCGGCAGCCTACAGCGCGCTGGTCAGCGGAGAGCATCCGGAGCTGCCGGAGGCGCCGCAATTCGCGGATGCCGTAGAAGGCGACCGCGCCTTCCTGGAAAGCAAGCGCTTCGCCAAGGCTGCTGATTATTGGAGCGATCAATACAGGACATTGCCCGACCGACTGGTCGATGCGGTGCCCAGCGTATTGGAAGGACGCCCGCCCGAGTCCACCTCGTTGCAGCGGATTGGTATCGACGCGGACACAATGACAAAGCTGCGTGCGGTGGCCGCCGAAAAGGGCGCGACACCGGCACGGCTCTTCATGGCCGCCGCGCTGATCCTGTTTCACAAGCTCTCTGGTGCGACCGACATGGTGTTCGGCATGCCGGTGCTGAACCGGCCAACCGCACGGGACAAGGAGACCTTCGGGCTGTTCTCGCTGACCACCGCGCCACGCGTTCAGCTTGATCCGGCCGATGGCCTGGATGCCCTGCTGTCCGAGCTTGACCGGGCCATGAGAGGCGCCATGCGGCATCACCGCTATCCGCTCTCCGGAGTCAACCGGAGCCTCGGTCTGGCAGCGCAACGGGTACTGCAACTTTTCGATATCAACATCTCCTATGAACGTGTCGATTTCGGCGAGTTGCCGTTTGGCGATGCTGTGGCCGGTGTGCCCCGGGTGCTGCTGAACGGCGTCGAGCGCACGCCGGTCGAGATCTTCGTCCGGGAATATGGCGACGGTGAGCGGGTCGAGGTTGACCTCGACTTGTCGCTCGGTGCTTTCAGCGAGGAAGACGCCGCTTTATTGGCCTCGCGTTATTCGCGTGTTTTGTCGTGGTTGGCGTCTGGTGGTGCTGGGTCTGCTTCGTCTGTTCCTCTGGTGGACGCTTCGGAGCGTGGGTGGCTTCTTGATGGTGTGAACGCGACGGCGCGGG
- a CDS encoding MbtH family protein encodes MSTGSETAPDQAETPVASHQVLINDEEQYCLWPLAKAVPSGWRSVFSGTHEDCVAHVDRTWTDMRPKSVRA; translated from the coding sequence ATGAGCACCGGATCCGAGACAGCTCCCGACCAGGCAGAAACCCCGGTCGCGTCGCATCAGGTTCTGATCAACGATGAAGAGCAGTATTGCCTATGGCCTTTGGCAAAGGCGGTGCCGAGCGGCTGGAGATCCGTCTTTTCAGGAACGCATGAGGATTGCGTCGCTCATGTCGACAGGACATGGACCGACATGCGACCAAAGAGTGTTCGGGCCTGA
- a CDS encoding thioesterase II family protein, protein MASGLMATGAMPGVLRSVAAPTPWLPVQRRAGVGTGPGSVLICFPPAGAGAGFFREWAGSLPGIRIVPVQLPGREERFGEAPEEDAVALARNIADAIAAEGWDRPVLLGYSYGALLAFETAMQLEAEDIDIACLIAMARAAPQTTPQPTVADMGDDAFLDYVRRLGGLPPEVDEVPEFAELMLPVMRADFRANDLYARAESERLRCPIHTIAGTADAATADGRDGAWAERTKSDHGLARIDGGHFFINEKPSAAFHQIRDMISSASHAGGVKA, encoded by the coding sequence ATGGCCTCGGGATTGATGGCAACGGGAGCAATGCCGGGCGTCCTGCGATCAGTAGCCGCACCGACGCCCTGGCTGCCTGTACAGCGCCGGGCCGGCGTGGGCACAGGACCTGGCAGCGTTCTTATCTGCTTCCCTCCGGCAGGCGCCGGTGCCGGTTTTTTCCGTGAGTGGGCGGGCTCCCTGCCCGGTATCCGCATTGTTCCGGTTCAGTTACCCGGCCGCGAAGAGCGCTTCGGAGAAGCGCCCGAAGAAGATGCCGTGGCGCTCGCCCGGAACATCGCCGACGCTATCGCCGCGGAAGGCTGGGATCGCCCGGTTTTGCTCGGTTACAGCTACGGTGCATTGCTTGCTTTTGAAACCGCAATGCAGTTGGAAGCCGAAGACATCGATATCGCCTGTCTTATCGCAATGGCCCGCGCCGCCCCGCAGACCACACCGCAACCGACCGTCGCCGACATGGGTGACGATGCGTTCCTCGACTATGTCCGGCGTCTCGGCGGCCTGCCGCCAGAGGTCGATGAAGTGCCTGAGTTCGCGGAACTGATGTTGCCGGTCATGCGCGCTGACTTCCGCGCGAACGATCTTTATGCCCGGGCCGAAAGCGAACGATTACGCTGCCCCATCCACACCATTGCCGGTACGGCCGATGCGGCCACTGCCGACGGACGGGACGGTGCCTGGGCGGAACGGACCAAGTCGGATCATGGACTTGCCCGGATTGATGGCGGTCACTTCTTCATTAACGAAAAACCAAGCGCCGCATTCCATCAAATTCGCGATATGATATCATCCGCAAGCCATGCTGGCGGGGTTAAAGCATGA
- a CDS encoding outer membrane beta-barrel protein, producing the protein MARRTTVASLMLLLTGLAATPSAMAQIAPLPPVSGFEQPSGLSFGGFKFYNRIQAGLMATDNIRLDPTEESDFKKIFAFNAGAQSDWEKHAVAATVSYVDQKAVDVSDQKSSALSGTISGRYDFTDALNLRLGALNEGSIIGKNDPLQFNGNLNGTTQTNTLEAALGWDDKKYFVNLLSRYQDVSNDTDIDVTIVSRVQSQDREEYNLTLEAGQHYSWGKASVFSGPIRIRYSGSDFILPEDRDSEGGRVGIGAEFAQGNLSGLVRVIGFAQYFDAPTIGKVISGVGTAQLTYKIDDQWGVGGALQRTFDETNIQTSGGLFTNLAAVSALYRPADDIYLKLGPTYRFYTIEGTPYEAESFTLDATAAWQVHDRVELMFNASASNQLVNDAFLSNLQYSESSATVSVVITF; encoded by the coding sequence TTGGCACGCAGGACAACTGTTGCATCGTTGATGCTGCTGCTGACGGGCCTTGCCGCCACACCGTCGGCAATGGCTCAAATTGCACCGCTTCCGCCCGTTTCCGGCTTCGAGCAACCATCCGGACTCAGCTTCGGCGGTTTCAAATTCTACAACCGGATCCAGGCCGGCCTTATGGCAACCGATAACATTCGCCTCGACCCGACAGAAGAATCTGACTTTAAAAAGATTTTCGCTTTTAATGCAGGAGCTCAGTCGGACTGGGAGAAGCACGCGGTGGCAGCCACCGTCAGTTATGTCGACCAGAAAGCCGTCGATGTTTCCGATCAGAAGAGCAGCGCACTCTCCGGAACGATCAGCGGACGCTATGACTTCACAGACGCCCTCAACCTGCGGCTCGGCGCCCTCAACGAAGGCAGCATCATCGGCAAGAACGATCCGCTGCAATTCAACGGAAACCTGAACGGCACAACCCAGACCAACACCCTGGAAGCCGCACTCGGATGGGACGACAAAAAGTACTTCGTCAATTTGCTGAGCCGCTATCAGGACGTATCGAACGATACAGATATCGATGTAACCATCGTCAGCCGGGTGCAGTCTCAGGACCGCGAGGAATACAATCTCACTCTTGAAGCGGGTCAGCATTACAGCTGGGGTAAGGCCTCTGTCTTCAGCGGCCCGATACGGATCCGGTATTCGGGCTCGGATTTCATTCTGCCGGAGGATCGTGATTCCGAGGGCGGCCGCGTCGGGATCGGCGCCGAATTCGCGCAAGGCAACCTGTCCGGCCTCGTCCGCGTCATCGGCTTCGCGCAGTATTTCGACGCGCCGACCATTGGCAAGGTGATTTCCGGCGTCGGCACGGCGCAACTGACCTACAAAATCGATGACCAATGGGGTGTCGGCGGGGCGCTACAGCGCACATTCGACGAAACGAACATCCAGACGTCGGGCGGACTCTTCACCAATCTCGCGGCAGTTTCGGCACTCTACCGCCCGGCAGATGATATCTACCTGAAGCTTGGTCCGACCTACAGGTTCTACACAATCGAAGGCACTCCCTACGAGGCGGAAAGCTTTACCCTGGATGCGACCGCCGCATGGCAAGTGCATGACCGCGTCGAATTAATGTTCAATGCCTCGGCATCGAATCAGCTCGTCAACGACGCGTTCCTTTCAAATCTCCAGTACAGCGAATCGTCGGCGACAGTCTCGGTCGTCATTACGTTCTAA
- a CDS encoding autotransporter domain-containing protein, with the protein MAQKTSRARLAATICSAILGFAAPASADDRYIFLGDSLVDNQNSFIATGLITPTNVIPRTPPYYQGRFSNGPNWTDRLAPTQLYYMDYYFSNPDCATTNASNGLASLCGSTTNPGAQDGVSLSFAFGGAKAGTEDLPSAAPGLLSVFDDLTAYNTSGVVANTSGATFAILTGGNDYTNYVIGANPGVSEQGIVDQTLGNIQTGIERASTLGARRVIVLNLFDLDRVPTLVTDFTADQLAQSGRLSASHNAGMPTMLQTARTNTGLEIILVDLDGLYDDIDAQPSLYGFTNTTGSCITNNAANGQCPDTASENATLYWDGQHPTTAAHGYIAELVTATLQAVDSDGGRLAALADSGLEQQRAVMSALRGQIHSLRSAPGLAGSGAAPVSSQKFGDSTLFIIAENGFGTRDKDGDFSGYDYDSRMAMVGISYHPPGMTEDFVFGAHIGYASLDSSINGGGSFDNDAVTVGGFGGWRSGQFSLGLQAGLSYHTVDDVKRDTGFSVMPTARSDTSGWGVNAELEARWDNDIKIGERRIGYAATGRLGAGWTTVDGFTESGASFLNLTVEDSDVAEVKAGVDFTVWTNLDTKNGVLQPYLGVGYEHDLLDAEREIDGRLSSGQTIHADSRAAAQNLFNLAGGLRYLASDGLRAELKVAASLGTGGEESFILPQLRIAKSF; encoded by the coding sequence ATGGCACAGAAGACATCCCGCGCGCGCCTCGCCGCAACCATATGTAGCGCAATCCTCGGCTTTGCAGCACCTGCTTCGGCCGATGACCGATACATCTTCCTCGGCGACAGCCTGGTGGACAATCAGAACAGCTTTATCGCGACCGGGCTCATCACGCCGACGAACGTGATCCCGCGAACACCGCCCTATTATCAGGGACGTTTTTCCAACGGCCCTAACTGGACCGACCGGCTGGCGCCGACGCAGCTCTATTACATGGATTACTATTTCAGCAATCCTGACTGCGCGACCACCAACGCTTCCAACGGACTTGCAAGCCTGTGCGGCTCAACCACAAATCCAGGAGCGCAGGACGGCGTCAGTCTCAGCTTTGCCTTCGGCGGGGCGAAAGCCGGAACGGAAGACTTGCCGAGCGCCGCGCCGGGCCTGCTGTCAGTGTTTGACGATCTGACGGCCTATAACACCTCCGGCGTCGTCGCCAACACCTCCGGCGCAACCTTCGCCATCCTGACCGGCGGCAACGACTATACGAACTATGTTATCGGCGCCAATCCGGGCGTCAGCGAGCAAGGCATCGTTGATCAGACGCTGGGAAACATCCAGACCGGCATTGAGCGGGCTTCCACCCTCGGCGCCCGGCGCGTGATCGTACTGAACCTTTTCGATCTGGACCGGGTACCGACCCTGGTAACGGATTTTACAGCAGATCAATTGGCGCAATCGGGGCGCCTGTCTGCGTCCCACAATGCCGGCATGCCAACCATGTTGCAAACGGCCCGGACGAATACCGGCCTCGAGATCATTCTGGTCGATCTCGACGGGCTCTATGACGATATCGATGCACAGCCAAGCCTCTATGGCTTCACGAATACCACCGGCTCCTGCATCACCAACAATGCAGCTAACGGGCAATGCCCGGACACGGCGAGCGAGAACGCTACGCTCTACTGGGATGGCCAGCACCCGACCACCGCGGCGCACGGGTATATCGCCGAGCTGGTGACCGCCACCCTGCAGGCGGTCGACAGCGATGGCGGCAGGCTTGCGGCTCTCGCCGATTCAGGTCTGGAACAACAGCGCGCCGTAATGTCAGCCCTGCGCGGCCAGATCCACAGCTTGCGCAGCGCACCGGGTCTTGCAGGTTCCGGAGCGGCACCGGTCAGCAGCCAGAAATTCGGTGACAGCACGCTCTTCATCATTGCCGAAAACGGGTTCGGCACCCGGGACAAGGACGGGGACTTCTCCGGGTACGACTACGATAGCCGGATGGCAATGGTCGGCATCTCCTATCACCCGCCGGGTATGACCGAGGATTTCGTCTTCGGCGCCCATATCGGCTATGCCAGCCTCGACTCGTCAATCAATGGCGGTGGCTCGTTTGACAATGACGCGGTGACTGTCGGGGGCTTCGGCGGTTGGCGGAGTGGCCAGTTCAGCCTCGGGCTGCAGGCAGGCCTGTCCTATCACACGGTCGATGACGTGAAGCGCGACACCGGATTCTCCGTGATGCCGACAGCACGCAGCGATACCAGCGGATGGGGCGTGAACGCCGAACTGGAAGCGCGCTGGGACAACGACATAAAGATCGGCGAACGGCGCATCGGCTATGCCGCAACCGGGCGGCTCGGCGCCGGCTGGACAACCGTCGACGGCTTCACGGAGAGCGGTGCCAGCTTCCTCAACCTGACGGTCGAGGACAGCGATGTTGCCGAGGTGAAGGCCGGAGTGGATTTCACCGTCTGGACGAACCTCGATACGAAAAATGGCGTGCTGCAACCCTATCTCGGCGTCGGCTATGAGCATGACCTGCTCGATGCGGAGCGTGAGATCGACGGCCGACTGTCATCCGGGCAGACCATCCATGCGGATTCACGTGCAGCAGCACAGAACTTGTTCAATCTGGCGGGTGGCCTCCGGTATCTCGCTTCCGATGGTTTGCGGGCGGAATTGAAGGTGGCCGCTTCTCTCGGTACCGGCGGCGAGGAAAGCTTCATTTTGCCGCAGCTGAGAATCGCTAAAAGCTTCTGA
- a CDS encoding YcjF family protein, which yields MADDVLAARRVEASSIVNTYMGWSAGASFIPLPFADLAAVTLVQIKMVADLAKLYEVPFSRNVVKTIIGGLLGSLVPAGLARGASSLIKAIPGVGTVLGVLAAPVFTTASTYAVGKVFIQHFEAGGNVLNFDPEAMREHFKAEFEEGVSKASTSTKAAA from the coding sequence ATGGCAGATGATGTATTGGCTGCTCGGCGTGTCGAAGCCTCGAGCATCGTAAACACCTATATGGGCTGGTCCGCCGGCGCCAGTTTCATTCCGCTTCCGTTCGCCGATCTGGCGGCGGTCACCTTGGTTCAGATCAAGATGGTTGCGGATCTGGCAAAGCTCTATGAAGTGCCGTTCTCGCGCAATGTCGTGAAAACCATCATTGGCGGCCTGCTTGGTAGCCTGGTTCCGGCCGGACTGGCGCGCGGCGCCTCCAGCCTGATCAAGGCGATCCCGGGCGTCGGAACAGTGCTTGGCGTGCTGGCCGCGCCGGTCTTCACGACTGCATCAACCTACGCGGTCGGCAAGGTCTTCATCCAGCACTTCGAAGCTGGCGGCAACGTGTTGAACTTCGACCCGGAAGCCATGCGCGAGCATTTCAAAGCCGAGTTCGAAGAGGGTGTTTCCAAAGCCTCCACATCGACGAAGGCCGCAGCCTGA
- a CDS encoding cyclic peptide export ABC transporter, whose protein sequence is METGSAAADLVASNGLIKFLRSEATLSPRKALTVAAVAGLTNAMILAVINTAAEHAEQSESRPLYAVFFAAAMILYVISQRWILTQAAEQVEAMIHRVRMRIVSHLQYCELLDVEQLGRVVIYSGIARHMQTLSQSASTMTIAVQMTILILFTALYIAWISITSFIALVAFMSVALFVYWRKSYSVRSDLRGTLEMDNDVYNTIDDLLDGFKEAKLSRGKARAIIARIEEISQRASEMRGVTQIMLAKNFVFSQTAFYLLLGTMVFVVPILTSGYSDEVQKSTTAVLFIIGPISGLIGSIPIFENSSAAAEAIMDLERDLKRMSGVELAVDEDGKPLAEAPTADSTRFANFKTLELRKAVFRYTPPNGDPTESFAIGPIDLTVTRGEVLFITGGNGSGKSTLLRVLTGLYPLHEGTILVDGKALPQNALQDYREIFAAVFGDFHLFSELYGVPDEALDEVADWIATLEILNKVKFDGQRFSTIDLSTGQRKRLALLAALLEKRPILVLDEWAADQDPMFRRKFYREILGMLRSRGATIIAVTHDNRFFDAADRQMHMEDGMMATFDPELFHD, encoded by the coding sequence ATGGAGACCGGTTCCGCCGCTGCCGATCTGGTTGCGTCAAACGGCCTGATTAAATTCCTGCGCAGCGAAGCGACGCTATCGCCTCGCAAGGCACTGACCGTGGCCGCCGTTGCCGGCCTGACCAACGCGATGATCCTTGCGGTCATCAATACGGCGGCCGAGCATGCCGAACAGTCGGAATCGCGCCCGCTCTATGCGGTGTTTTTCGCTGCCGCAATGATTCTCTATGTTATTTCACAGCGCTGGATCCTGACCCAGGCCGCCGAACAGGTCGAGGCGATGATCCATCGCGTGCGCATGCGCATCGTCTCCCACCTGCAATATTGCGAACTGCTCGATGTGGAGCAGCTCGGACGGGTGGTGATCTACAGCGGCATCGCACGCCATATGCAGACGCTCTCGCAATCCGCGTCAACCATGACCATTGCGGTGCAGATGACGATCCTGATTCTGTTCACGGCGCTCTATATCGCGTGGATTTCGATCACATCTTTTATCGCTCTCGTTGCCTTCATGAGCGTTGCTCTGTTCGTCTACTGGCGAAAATCCTATTCGGTGCGAAGCGACCTCCGCGGCACGCTGGAGATGGACAACGACGTCTACAACACGATCGACGACCTGCTGGACGGCTTCAAGGAAGCCAAACTGAGCCGGGGCAAGGCCCGGGCCATCATCGCTCGGATCGAGGAAATCAGCCAACGCGCCTCGGAGATGCGGGGCGTTACACAAATCATGCTGGCAAAGAACTTCGTGTTCTCCCAGACCGCCTTCTACCTGCTGCTTGGTACCATGGTGTTTGTGGTCCCGATCCTGACCTCGGGCTATTCAGACGAGGTTCAAAAGTCGACCACCGCCGTACTCTTCATCATCGGACCGATCTCCGGCCTGATAGGCTCCATCCCGATCTTCGAGAACTCCTCCGCCGCGGCCGAGGCGATCATGGATCTGGAACGCGACCTGAAAAGGATGTCCGGTGTCGAGTTGGCGGTCGACGAAGACGGCAAACCACTGGCGGAAGCGCCGACGGCGGACAGCACGCGCTTCGCAAATTTCAAGACCCTCGAACTGCGCAAAGCAGTGTTCCGCTACACCCCGCCAAACGGCGACCCCACTGAAAGCTTTGCCATCGGCCCGATAGATCTCACCGTAACGCGCGGGGAAGTTCTGTTTATCACCGGCGGAAATGGCTCCGGAAAATCGACCCTGCTGCGTGTCCTGACCGGCCTCTACCCCTTGCATGAAGGCACCATCCTGGTGGACGGCAAGGCTCTCCCACAGAATGCATTGCAGGATTATCGCGAAATCTTCGCGGCCGTCTTCGGCGACTTCCACCTGTTCTCGGAACTGTATGGCGTTCCGGATGAGGCGCTGGACGAAGTCGCGGACTGGATCGCCACGCTGGAGATCCTCAACAAGGTAAAGTTCGACGGCCAGCGTTTTTCCACCATCGACCTTTCAACCGGCCAGCGCAAACGCCTGGCCCTGCTTGCCGCATTGCTGGAAAAGCGCCCGATCCTCGTGCTCGACGAATGGGCCGCCGATCAGGATCCGATGTTCAGACGCAAGTTCTACCGTGAGATTTTGGGTATGCTGCGATCACGCGGGGCCACTATCATTGCCGTCACTCACGACAACCGCTTCTTCGATGCTGCCGACAGGCAAATGCACATGGAAGATGGTATGATGGCGACCTTCGACCCGGAGCTTTTCCATGATTAG
- a CDS encoding prohibitin family protein yields MISRFFKWASAWTGRHWVEFFAAGALLLLMIIVLWPLIVYTVPPGSVGVMWYRFFGGTVTTRGEQLREGIHFILPWDKIYMYDARLQRISESVQGLSVDGLEITVNISSRFVINSKYAGFLHKSIGPNYTDTLMRPQLRTLILTYISENEASDLYSTRRERVQTIVQTRFQSKLANISSNVPFDEAYVNLEDVLIEEITLPTFVRNAIEQKERVRHMSEAYEFRLRLEEKERQRKRIEAEGIRSFQEIVAPGITESYLRWRGIEATLQLAQSNNSKVIVIGGADGLPIILNTDPGLKGVENEQRGAPSGNSSLGPRSDLLKMPSLAGPAPLTATGAIINQDTMTPPGTPAPEEKGSPASQPQAGSPAQPPGGLPMADPAAEQALGQWIDKLTGSAGKDGATPKPVN; encoded by the coding sequence ATGATTAGTCGCTTCTTCAAATGGGCGTCGGCCTGGACGGGCAGGCACTGGGTAGAGTTCTTCGCCGCCGGTGCGCTGCTGCTCCTGATGATCATCGTGTTGTGGCCACTGATTGTCTACACAGTGCCGCCGGGATCAGTCGGGGTGATGTGGTACCGGTTCTTCGGCGGCACAGTCACAACGAGGGGCGAACAGCTCAGGGAAGGCATTCACTTCATCCTCCCGTGGGACAAAATCTACATGTACGATGCGCGCCTGCAGCGCATCAGCGAGAGTGTGCAAGGACTCAGCGTCGACGGCCTGGAGATCACGGTCAATATCTCCAGCCGCTTCGTCATCAACAGTAAATATGCGGGTTTCCTGCACAAGAGCATCGGGCCGAACTATACCGACACCCTGATGCGTCCCCAGCTCCGCACCCTGATCCTGACCTATATTTCAGAAAACGAGGCCTCTGACCTCTATTCGACCCGGCGCGAACGGGTGCAGACCATCGTGCAGACCCGGTTCCAGAGCAAACTTGCGAACATCTCCTCCAACGTCCCGTTCGACGAAGCTTACGTCAATCTCGAGGACGTGCTGATCGAGGAAATCACCCTGCCAACCTTTGTACGCAATGCCATCGAGCAGAAGGAACGGGTCCGCCATATGAGCGAGGCCTATGAATTCCGTCTGCGGCTGGAAGAAAAAGAACGTCAGCGCAAGCGGATCGAGGCAGAGGGTATTCGCAGTTTCCAGGAAATCGTCGCGCCGGGCATCACCGAGAGCTATCTGCGCTGGCGCGGCATCGAGGCAACCCTGCAATTGGCCCAGTCCAACAACTCCAAGGTTATCGTCATTGGCGGTGCAGACGGGCTGCCGATCATCCTCAACACCGACCCTGGCCTGAAAGGCGTAGAGAACGAACAACGGGGTGCGCCGAGCGGCAACAGTTCGCTTGGACCGCGCAGCGACCTTCTGAAGATGCCTTCCCTCGCCGGGCCGGCACCGCTGACCGCTACCGGTGCCATCATCAATCAGGACACCATGACTCCGCCCGGCACTCCTGCACCGGAGGAAAAAGGGTCACCGGCCAGCCAACCGCAGGCCGGAAGTCCGGCACAGCCCCCGGGCGGCTTGCCCATGGCGGATCCAGCGGCCGAACAGGCGCTTGGGCAATGGATTGATAAATTAACAGGCTCCGCCGGCAAGGATGGCGCCACGCCAAAGCCAGTGAACTAG
- a CDS encoding acyl-CoA dehydrogenase family protein: MDPAFSDDQQSIFETARRFAAERVAPGYQAREAEARIDRALVRELGGLGLIAPELPEKQGGLGLDSVTSGLIAEAIGYADLNVAYLQILGSLNGKIISEHAAPDLAAEWIGRIVSGESVVCIGLTEPRGGSDAANLGLTARRSGNRYILKGEKSSISMADQADAIVLFARTGAAEDRARGISAFLIPIDTPGISTQRYRDLGSHAIGRCSIFFDDVEIPADWRLSEEGGGFVQVMQGFDFSRALIGLQVLGAAQASLDESWRYIQQRQAFGAPLAANQGITFPLAENEAAIAAARQLCYHTLRLKDAGRPHTSEAAMCKWLAPKSAVEVIHQCLLTHGHYGWSLDLPHQQRLRDVMGLEIGDGTAQIMKTIVAREKLRSA; the protein is encoded by the coding sequence ATGGATCCGGCCTTCAGCGACGACCAGCAGAGTATTTTCGAAACCGCCCGGCGCTTTGCGGCCGAACGTGTTGCGCCGGGCTATCAGGCGCGCGAGGCCGAGGCCAGGATCGACAGGGCGCTCGTCCGGGAACTGGGTGGTCTCGGCCTGATCGCGCCGGAACTGCCCGAAAAACAGGGCGGTCTCGGTCTCGACAGCGTAACCAGCGGACTGATCGCCGAGGCGATTGGTTATGCCGACCTCAATGTCGCCTACCTGCAGATCCTCGGCTCGTTGAATGGCAAGATCATCTCGGAGCACGCCGCGCCGGACCTCGCTGCCGAGTGGATCGGCCGGATCGTTTCCGGCGAGTCCGTCGTCTGCATCGGGTTGACGGAGCCGCGTGGCGGATCGGACGCCGCCAACCTCGGGCTCACGGCGCGGCGCTCCGGAAACCGATATATCCTGAAGGGCGAGAAATCGTCGATCAGCATGGCCGACCAGGCCGATGCCATCGTGCTGTTCGCGCGGACTGGCGCCGCCGAGGATCGTGCCCGCGGCATCAGTGCTTTCCTGATCCCGATCGACACGCCCGGTATCTCGACCCAGCGCTACAGGGACCTTGGCAGTCATGCCATCGGCCGCTGTTCGATCTTCTTCGACGATGTTGAGATACCGGCAGATTGGCGGCTTTCGGAAGAAGGCGGGGGATTCGTCCAGGTGATGCAGGGGTTCGATTTCAGCCGGGCGCTGATCGGGCTCCAGGTTCTCGGCGCCGCACAGGCCTCCCTCGACGAGAGCTGGCGCTACATCCAGCAGCGTCAGGCATTCGGAGCGCCGCTGGCGGCGAACCAGGGCATAACCTTTCCGCTCGCGGAAAACGAGGCGGCGATCGCGGCTGCCCGACAACTCTGCTACCACACGCTGCGCCTGAAGGATGCGGGAAGGCCGCACACCTCCGAAGCTGCTATGTGCAAGTGGCTGGCGCCGAAGAGCGCCGTGGAGGTGATCCATCAGTGCCTGCTGACCCATGGGCATTATGGCTGGTCTCTGGATCTGCCGCACCAGCAGCGCCTGCGTGATGTGATGGGGCTGGAAATCGGCGACGGAACGGCGCAGATCATGAAAACCATCGTCGCCCGGGAAAAACTGCGTTCCGCCTAG